In Flavobacterium sp., a single window of DNA contains:
- a CDS encoding YggS family pyridoxal phosphate-dependent enzyme, whose product MKEDIIFNLKQVHDRIEQACKNSGREVSDVQLLLATKTVPAGSIRIAIEAGETLIGENKMQEFRDKDSELKDLNIERHFIGHLQTNKVKDVLKYVSCIQSLDRLSLAEELHKQLQKENRTIDVFIQVNTSFEESKFGLSPTKVIPFIKEIRKYDTLKIKGLMTIGLLDVEKEKMRPSLQLLRKVRDEIYDAKIENLTDLKLSMGMSQDLELAIAEGSNIVRIGTSIFGNRFLGKEIWNENIAE is encoded by the coding sequence ATGAAAGAGGATATTATTTTTAATTTAAAACAGGTTCACGATCGTATCGAACAAGCTTGTAAAAATTCAGGCAGAGAAGTTTCTGATGTTCAGTTATTATTAGCAACCAAAACAGTTCCTGCCGGCAGCATACGAATTGCAATTGAAGCCGGAGAAACGCTTATAGGCGAAAATAAAATGCAGGAATTTCGGGATAAGGATTCAGAATTAAAAGATTTGAATATCGAAAGGCATTTTATTGGCCATCTGCAGACCAATAAAGTCAAAGATGTTTTAAAATATGTGAGCTGCATTCAATCTTTAGACCGATTAAGTCTGGCAGAAGAACTGCACAAACAGCTTCAAAAAGAAAACCGGACTATTGATGTTTTTATTCAGGTTAATACTTCTTTTGAAGAAAGTAAATTTGGCCTTTCTCCAACTAAAGTTATTCCGTTTATTAAAGAAATCAGGAAATATGATACTTTAAAAATCAAAGGGTTAATGACAATTGGTTTGTTAGATGTTGAGAAAGAAAAAATGCGTCCGTCGCTTCAATTACTTCGAAAAGTTAGAGATGAAATTTACGACGCTAAAATTGAAAATTTAACTGATTTAAAACTATCAATGGGAATGTCTCAGGATTTAGAACTGGCTATAGCCGAAGGTTCTAATATTGTTAGAATAGGAACTTCAATTTTTGGAAACCGTTTTTTAGGCAAAGAAATCTGGAATGAAAATATTGCAGAATAA
- a CDS encoding pesticidal protein Cry7Aa, translating into MIHKHGLIITKTELDFEFEGVLNPAVIAEDGKIHIFYRAVALGNHSTIGYCRLSDPLTIEERYQYPVIVPETPNEKYGVEDPRIVKIDDLYYLSYCGYDGENAFGCVATSSDLKTFTKHGIVVPQLSGDELRSLIKNQQDLNIKYFQPSTGSSYVWDKNVVFFPRKINGKLHFLHRIRPGIQIASVHHLAELNSDYWKNYMLDFKNHIVLDPKFTHELSYLGNGAPPIETEHGWLLIYHGVHDTINGYMYVACAALLDIDDPTKEIARLPYPLFIPDQPWELKGYVNYVCFPTGTVLDDEELYIYYGAADEGIACASININILLTELLANKV; encoded by the coding sequence ATGATACATAAACATGGACTAATTATCACTAAAACGGAATTGGATTTTGAATTTGAAGGCGTTCTAAATCCGGCCGTTATTGCCGAAGACGGAAAAATTCATATTTTTTACAGAGCCGTTGCTTTAGGAAATCATTCTACAATTGGTTATTGCAGGCTTTCTGATCCGTTAACTATCGAAGAGCGATACCAATATCCAGTTATAGTTCCCGAAACTCCCAATGAAAAATACGGAGTTGAAGATCCCAGAATTGTAAAAATAGACGATCTGTATTATCTCTCTTACTGCGGTTATGACGGCGAAAATGCATTTGGATGTGTGGCTACTTCATCTGATCTAAAAACTTTCACGAAACACGGTATTGTCGTTCCGCAATTATCTGGTGATGAATTGCGTTCGCTTATAAAAAATCAGCAGGATTTAAATATAAAATACTTTCAGCCAAGTACCGGAAGTAGTTATGTTTGGGACAAAAATGTTGTTTTCTTTCCAAGAAAAATAAACGGAAAACTTCATTTTCTGCATAGAATTCGTCCCGGAATTCAGATTGCTTCAGTTCATCATCTTGCAGAATTAAATTCGGATTATTGGAAAAATTATATGCTCGATTTTAAAAATCATATTGTACTCGATCCAAAATTCACACACGAATTGAGTTATCTCGGAAATGGTGCTCCTCCAATAGAAACTGAACATGGCTGGCTTTTAATTTATCATGGCGTTCACGACACTATAAACGGTTATATGTATGTGGCTTGTGCAGCGCTTCTGGATATTGACGATCCAACAAAAGAAATCGCCAGACTGCCTTATCCTTTATTTATTCCGGATCAGCCTTGGGAATTAAAAGGTTATGTCAATTATGTTTGTTTTCCAACCGGAACAGTTTTAGACGACGAAGAACTTTATATTTATTACGGTGCCGCCGATGAAGGAATTGCCTGTGCTTCGATTAATATAAACATTCTTTTGACAGAACTTCTGGCTAATAAGGTTTAG
- a CDS encoding histidine kinase, which yields MASYLNRPYLFTGLHILSWLLLGFIMLFYIPITWNVVLPGVFWLWQMIILFLLIIIFYSNAKIIVPKTIFKDNTSPFLMWVFIIAFVMQLIAYFYTSQTDLHTKVSLVLGFKKYRNPYFDNYVLMLTLLVLGISTSWAMLQYWQKAAQHKQKLEQDKTVAELAMLKAQINPHFFFNSLNSIYSLTYTDIEDSRNALHTLSRMMRYLLYSTEETTLLKEAEFMRDFIALMKLRANKKLTITTDIPEKIHDYPIVPMLLLPLVENAFKHGIHATDKSEIHIKLRQDGSNLEFEVENTYFEKTSNTDEGGIGLTNTKRRLHLIYPNKHSLKAGIAENGMYNVKLQINLE from the coding sequence ATGGCATCTTACTTAAACAGACCTTATTTATTTACCGGACTGCACATTTTAAGCTGGTTATTATTAGGCTTTATTATGCTGTTTTACATACCAATAACATGGAACGTCGTGCTTCCGGGCGTGTTCTGGCTTTGGCAGATGATTATTTTGTTTCTGCTTATTATTATTTTTTATTCTAATGCTAAAATTATAGTTCCAAAAACCATTTTTAAAGACAATACTTCTCCGTTTTTAATGTGGGTATTTATAATCGCTTTTGTGATGCAGCTTATTGCGTATTTCTATACTTCGCAAACTGATCTTCATACAAAAGTCAGCTTGGTTTTAGGATTTAAAAAATATCGAAATCCGTATTTTGACAATTATGTTTTAATGCTCACTTTACTGGTTTTAGGAATCAGTACGAGCTGGGCGATGTTACAATATTGGCAGAAAGCCGCACAGCACAAACAGAAACTGGAACAGGATAAAACCGTTGCAGAATTAGCAATGCTAAAGGCGCAGATTAATCCGCATTTTTTCTTTAATTCTTTAAACAGTATTTATTCTTTAACGTATACCGATATTGAAGATTCAAGAAATGCACTTCATACGCTGAGCAGAATGATGCGTTATTTACTTTACAGCACAGAAGAAACAACCTTGCTGAAAGAGGCCGAATTTATGAGAGATTTTATCGCTTTGATGAAACTTCGTGCCAATAAAAAACTGACCATTACAACTGATATTCCAGAAAAAATACACGATTATCCAATTGTTCCGATGTTATTACTACCTTTAGTAGAAAATGCTTTTAAACACGGAATTCACGCTACAGACAAAAGCGAAATTCATATTAAACTGAGACAAGACGGAAGCAATCTCGAATTTGAAGTTGAAAATACCTATTTCGAAAAAACATCAAATACAGATGAAGGCGGCATTGGATTAACAAATACCAAACGCAGACTGCATTTAATTTATCCGAATAAACATTCGCTAAAAGCCGGAATTGCCGAAAATGGAATGTACAATGTAAAACTGCAAATAAACTTAGAATAA
- a CDS encoding DUF3861 domain-containing protein — MQKRSNKYYLTLSLKEYANGDTQPAKELGIEFDNHDEIFGIIQRIKDKNIFENASEATQFAIGLKLFSEIKLKHRNNPLFEELNEVFPIFMKKLKSL, encoded by the coding sequence ATGCAAAAAAGATCCAACAAATATTATTTAACCCTAAGTTTAAAAGAATACGCAAACGGCGACACCCAGCCAGCAAAAGAACTGGGAATTGAATTTGATAATCACGACGAAATTTTTGGAATTATCCAGAGAATAAAAGACAAAAACATATTTGAAAATGCATCTGAAGCTACACAATTTGCCATAGGCTTAAAATTGTTCAGCGAGATCAAACTTAAACACCGAAATAATCCTTTATTTGAGGAGTTAAACGAAGTTTTTCCTATCTTCATGAAAAAACTAAAAAGCTTGTAA
- a CDS encoding DUF2024 family protein, whose protein sequence is MKVAVWDTYVTRKDGKIMHFDILVDENTVDANQVFEYGKEDLKTVLQEGQPLTSKECRFCHIDKAPADIENQILKNGFSIIEMENCY, encoded by the coding sequence ATGAAAGTAGCAGTATGGGATACTTATGTAACCCGAAAAGACGGTAAAATAATGCATTTTGATATTTTGGTCGATGAAAATACAGTCGACGCTAATCAGGTTTTTGAATACGGAAAAGAAGATCTTAAAACAGTTTTGCAGGAAGGTCAGCCTTTGACTTCTAAAGAATGTAGATTTTGTCATATTGATAAAGCTCCGGCTGATATTGAAAATCAAATTCTTAAAAACGGATTTTCGATTATTGAAATGGAAAATTGTTATTAA
- a CDS encoding thioredoxin family protein — MSKSIFYHAGCPVCVSAEHDILNLVKDVEVVHLGEDRSRIAEAQKAGLKSVPALVTPNGNVLHINFGASMEEVIG, encoded by the coding sequence ATGAGCAAATCAATTTTTTATCACGCAGGTTGTCCAGTTTGCGTAAGCGCAGAACATGACATTTTAAATTTAGTAAAAGATGTTGAAGTAGTACATCTTGGAGAAGACAGATCCCGAATTGCTGAAGCGCAAAAGGCTGGTTTAAAATCGGTTCCGGCTTTAGTAACTCCAAACGGAAATGTATTGCACATTAATTTTGGTGCTTCTATGGAAGAAGTGATTGGGTAA
- a CDS encoding MarR family winged helix-turn-helix transcriptional regulator, with amino-acid sequence MKNIFDLETQNNNLDGKITAGFERLSQVFRVLLWEKAKKYDLSPIQIQLLIFIKHHTKNRATVSYMAKEFNLTKATISDTIKILEQKKYISKTVNTADSRSYTMELTTKGLEMVLLIEDFTDPLFDLISVKSQNEKTILWNTVSSLIQQLHDLHVINVQSTCHNCGYFVQQNGNNHCKLLAVKLENSDIRLDCQDHKPARL; translated from the coding sequence ATGAAAAACATATTCGATTTAGAAACACAGAATAATAATCTGGACGGAAAAATCACGGCAGGTTTTGAACGCTTATCACAAGTTTTCAGGGTTTTGTTATGGGAAAAGGCTAAAAAATATGATTTGAGTCCGATACAGATTCAGCTTTTGATTTTTATAAAGCATCACACCAAAAACAGAGCAACCGTAAGTTATATGGCAAAAGAATTTAATTTAACCAAAGCCACGATTAGCGATACGATTAAAATTTTGGAACAAAAAAAATATATTTCAAAAACTGTAAATACTGCCGATTCCAGAAGTTATACAATGGAGTTGACAACAAAAGGATTGGAAATGGTTTTGTTGATTGAAGATTTTACAGATCCGCTGTTTGATTTAATATCGGTTAAATCTCAAAATGAGAAAACTATTTTGTGGAATACTGTTAGCTCACTAATTCAGCAGCTGCATGATTTACATGTTATAAATGTTCAGAGCACTTGCCATAATTGCGGTTATTTTGTACAGCAAAACGGAAATAATCATTGTAAATTATTAGCTGTAAAACTTGAAAACAGCGATATTAGACTGGATTGTCAGGATCATAAACCTGCCCGTTTATAA
- a CDS encoding LytTR family DNA-binding domain-containing protein, with protein MTQLRCIAVDDEPLALKLVETFIEQTPFLQLTASCDNAVEAMSLIREKQPDLVFLDINMPNLTGMELARLLQEQPGQVPKIVFTTAYNHYAIEGYKVNAVDYLLKPFSYEEFLRAANKVMQLTEEASNNNHHSVSADDEFIFLKVEYQWVRISFKDILYIESLKDYVKVHLDDSQKALLSLISLKALEEKMPSSKFMRIHRSFIVSLEKINAITKNSIFIGKTEITVGEQYKETFKTIVDKWLK; from the coding sequence ATGACACAATTAAGATGTATAGCAGTAGACGATGAACCTCTCGCATTAAAACTGGTCGAAACCTTTATTGAGCAGACGCCTTTTTTACAGCTCACGGCAAGCTGCGACAATGCGGTTGAAGCTATGAGTTTAATTAGGGAAAAACAGCCTGATTTGGTTTTTCTGGATATCAATATGCCCAATTTAACCGGAATGGAACTTGCAAGGCTTTTGCAGGAACAGCCGGGACAGGTTCCAAAAATTGTTTTTACGACCGCTTACAATCATTATGCAATTGAAGGTTATAAGGTTAATGCCGTAGATTATCTTTTAAAACCTTTTAGCTACGAAGAGTTTTTGCGTGCTGCCAATAAAGTAATGCAGTTAACAGAAGAAGCTTCAAACAACAACCATCATTCTGTTAGTGCAGACGATGAATTTATCTTTTTAAAAGTAGAATATCAATGGGTTAGAATTTCTTTTAAAGATATTTTATACATAGAAAGTTTAAAAGATTATGTAAAAGTTCATTTAGATGATTCGCAAAAGGCACTTCTTTCTTTGATTTCTTTAAAAGCGCTTGAAGAAAAAATGCCGTCATCAAAATTTATGAGAATACACCGCTCGTTTATTGTTTCGCTGGAAAAAATAAATGCCATTACCAAGAACTCTATTTTTATAGGAAAAACAGAAATTACGGTTGGCGAACAATATAAAGAAACGTTTAAAACCATTGTGGACAAATGGTTAAAGTAG
- a CDS encoding PLP-dependent aminotransferase family protein, protein MLRPWQFEIQLDKNCDKPLYLQIADAIIQAVKSGKLSSGNALPGSRQLAGLFQVNRNTVIEALDVLIAEGWLITIDRKGTFVADVSPEMFTDKKNEPQTNTISKEIKPHLIFDDGLPDSSLAPMNDLARAYREIFNRKSRRQIMGYSSELGDIEFRKAIVQMLNFKRGMNVSPDQICITRGSQMAMYLAAHCLLSKDDFIMIENPGYKPAWEAFENAGAKLLPINVKSDGLDLGEVESYLKKHSNIKAIYVTPHHQFPTTVTMSLKKRLKLIELSNQYGFTIIEDDYDNEFHFGQRPILPISSYSKAKNFVYIGTLSKIVAPALRIGYLATSIENIEKIARHRKIIDVQGDNIMEEAILNLINEGKIKRHLKKTSLIYKAKRDYFESLCKLYLKDKIMLTKPEGGLAFWIVPKNEIDLQKVCNELLKKGIQIMSPEKFSFENPVSGLRLGYASLNEKQMEEGILALSKYL, encoded by the coding sequence ATGTTACGACCTTGGCAGTTCGAAATTCAGCTAGATAAAAATTGCGATAAACCTCTTTATCTGCAAATTGCCGATGCTATTATTCAGGCAGTTAAATCCGGTAAATTATCCAGTGGAAATGCTTTGCCCGGAAGCAGACAACTGGCAGGTTTATTTCAGGTAAACCGAAATACGGTAATCGAAGCACTCGATGTTTTAATTGCTGAAGGCTGGCTGATTACAATTGATCGAAAAGGAACTTTTGTGGCGGATGTTTCGCCGGAAATGTTTACTGATAAGAAAAACGAACCGCAGACAAACACTATTTCAAAAGAAATAAAACCACATCTTATTTTTGATGACGGGCTTCCGGACAGCAGTCTTGCTCCTATGAATGATCTCGCACGTGCTTACAGAGAAATCTTCAACAGAAAATCCCGCAGGCAAATTATGGGTTACAGCTCAGAACTTGGTGATATTGAATTTAGAAAAGCTATTGTTCAAATGCTGAATTTTAAAAGAGGTATGAATGTTTCTCCTGACCAAATCTGCATTACACGCGGAAGCCAGATGGCGATGTATTTAGCCGCGCATTGCCTGCTTTCTAAAGATGATTTTATTATGATTGAAAATCCGGGTTATAAACCAGCCTGGGAAGCTTTTGAAAATGCGGGAGCAAAATTACTCCCGATAAATGTAAAATCGGATGGTTTAGATTTGGGCGAAGTCGAATCTTATCTGAAAAAACATTCGAATATAAAAGCAATTTACGTAACGCCTCACCACCAGTTTCCTACTACGGTTACTATGAGTTTAAAGAAAAGATTGAAACTTATTGAACTTTCCAATCAATACGGATTTACGATTATTGAAGATGATTACGATAACGAATTCCACTTTGGACAAAGACCTATTTTACCTATTTCGAGTTACAGTAAGGCCAAAAACTTTGTTTACATTGGTACTTTGAGCAAAATTGTGGCTCCGGCTTTGCGTATAGGTTATTTAGCAACTTCTATTGAAAATATAGAGAAAATTGCCCGACACAGAAAAATAATCGACGTTCAGGGCGACAACATTATGGAAGAAGCTATTTTGAATCTTATTAACGAAGGAAAAATAAAACGACACCTCAAAAAAACGAGTCTTATTTATAAGGCTAAAAGAGATTATTTTGAAAGTCTCTGCAAACTCTATCTTAAAGATAAAATCATGTTGACAAAACCAGAAGGCGGTCTGGCATTTTGGATTGTTCCAAAAAATGAAATTGATCTTCAAAAAGTTTGTAATGAATTACTAAAAAAAGGAATTCAGATTATGAGTCCTGAGAAATTTAGTTTTGAAAATCCGGTTTCAGGACTGCGTTTAGGTTATGCTTCATTAAATGAAAAACAAATGGAAGAAGGCATTTTGGCACTTTCAAAATATTTATAA